Within Sporosarcina sp. PTS2304, the genomic segment CTCAGCCGGCTTTTTACGAAAGCGACACGTCCTGTTGCGGAAATGTTAACAAAATATCAAAAACTAGGGACACAAATTGATAAAATCGGTGTACAACTTGAACATTCCAAGCGCGGATTGATGGAAGATGTACGTATGCTCGATCAATTATACGAACAAAACAAAACGTACTTCCAAGCACTGAATGTTTATATTGCAGCTGCGGAACTAAAAGTAGATGAAATCAACCAAACGATTATTCCGGAACTTCATAAAAAAGCAAAGCAAGCTGACGACCAAATGATGGTACAAGAAGTAAATGACATGGCACAATTCGTCGATCGTTTAGAAAAACGTCTATATGACCTTCAACTGTCCCGTCAAATCACGATTCAAACGGCACCACAAATTCGGATGATTCAACAGACAAATCAAACGTTAGCGGAAAAAATTCAGGCATCTATTATGACAGCCATTCCCCTATGGAAAAATCAAATTGCCATTGCGTTAACATTGAATCGCCAGCAAAAAGCCGTGGAATCACAAAAGCTCGTAACGAAAACAACGAATGATTTACTACTGCGCAATTCAGAAATGCTGAAAGTCAATAGTATCGAAACAGCGAAAGAAAATGAAAAAGGCATTGTCGAAATTGATACGTTGAAGAAAACACAGGAAAATTTAATCCAAACGATCGAAGAAACACTTGTCATCCAAGCAGATGGTCGCGCCAAACGAAAAGCAGCCGAAACAGAAATCGCACGTATGGAAGAAGACCTCAAAACTCGCCTACTTTCCGTCTACGAAGAAACACAAAACCGCCCTTCATAACGAAGGACGGTTTTTGTTTTTACAATTCATAGAAAGCATCTTGGATTACTAGCTGGGATCGCTGAAGAGGTCGCCGCTTCCCTCGCTAACGCTTCCAGAGTCTCTCGAACGTGTCTGCCTGGAGCGCAGCGAAACAGTATAGCGCTCTTCTTCCTCACACTACCTATATTAGCACTTACTCAAAGTACGACTTATAATACCCGCCGACTTTACCGGAATTATCTACGACGAAAATAAACTCTTCCGTCTCGTTTTTCACTTCATAAGACTTCCCTGGCGTCAACATATTACTAACAACATACTTCGCTGCATCTGCATGCACACAAGTTACTGTCTTTAGCGTCGGTTCATCCACCCATTGTAAAAATGACATCACTCTCTCCCCTTTCACATAATATAGGAAAGCGACCCGCGTAACTGCGGGTCGCTACTGTTGTATAAATTAAGAACCTAGTAGAAGATCTTCAGGGTTTTCTAGTAACTCTTTAACCATCTTCAAGAATCCTACTGAATCTTTTCCATCAATTACTCGGTGATCGTAAGAAAGTGCTACATACATCATCGGACGGATTTCGATGTTGTCGCCAACAGCTACTGGACGCTTTTGAATTGTATGCATACCTAGAATACCTACTTGTGTACCGTTTAAGATTGGAGTAGACAATAGTGAACCGAATACTCCACCGTTTGTAATTGTGAATGAACCGCCTGTCATATCAGCCATTGTCAACTTGTTGTCGCGAGCTTTTTTAGCAAGTTCAGCAATCGTCGCTTCGATTTCTGCGAAGTTTTTACGATCTGCGTCCACTACGTTCGGTACAACGAGTCCACCTTCAGTTGATACTGCGATACCGATATCGAAATAGTTTTTCAACAAGATTTCGTCACCATCGATTTCAGCATTAACATATGGGTATTTTTTCAATGCAGCTACAACTGCTTTCGTGAAGAATGACATGAACCCTAGACGTACATCGTTTTGCTCAAAGAACTGGTCTTTTTTGCGTGAACGAAGTTCCATCATTTTCGTCATATCAATTTCGTTGAATGTTGTTAACATCGCTGTAGATTGTCTTACTTCTAGCAAACGCTTCGCAATTGTTTGACGACGGCGAGTCATTTTCTGACGCGTAATACGACCGTCTTCTTTTGCTTCTGTTTTAGCCGCTGGAGCTGCCGGAGCTTTCGGCGCAGGCGCATTGTTGTGAGCAGCTACGTCTTGAGCGCGTACACGACCCATTGGATCGACTGGAGACACGTCTGCAAGATTGATGCCTTTTTCACGCGCTAGTTTACGAGCGGCAGGGCTCGCAATTGTACGGTCAGTTGAAGTTGTTTCTTCAACTGCTACTTGCGGAGCATCTGGTTGTGCTGCAGGAGCTGTTGCTTCTGGCGCTGTTTGTGGAGCTTGTTGTGCCGGTGCACCTGAACCTTCGCCTACAATCGCGATCACTTGGCCAACTTCAACTGTGTCGCCTTCTGCTGCCAATAGCTCAGATAGAACACCTGCTTCTTCTGAAATGACTTCGACGTTCACTTTGTCTGTTTCCAATTCAACGATGAATTCACCTTTATCCACGTTTTCACCGGGTTGTTTCAACCATTTTGCAATTGTACCTTCTGTAATCGATTCTGCTAGTTCAGGTACTCTGATCTCTGCCACAATAAATTCCTCCTCGTAGGTATCCGCTTCGTGCGGAGTAGCTACTATTTGTTTAAATGATTTTTAGTACTATATAGCTTCCTTACTTGTTATATCACTTTTTCAAAGCTTCTTCAATGATTCGGTTTTGTTCTGTTTTATGAGAAGCACCGTCACCTTCAGATGGACTTGAACGTTTAATACGACCAACGT encodes:
- a CDS encoding DUF6501 family protein, with translation MSFLQWVDEPTLKTVTCVHADAAKYVVSNMLTPGKSYEVKNETEEFIFVVDNSGKVGGYYKSYFE
- a CDS encoding toxic anion resistance protein, which translates into the protein MTEKQFDETIDMPETTMDDLLNNPFDMDASLLPQEMENTMAESKKPAKLMDRLSQEEQEKAKQLASQIPVGNYEAVITYGANAQNELSRFSNKMLDHVQSKDIGPVGDVLNELMNKLSEIDPDDLSDKKKSGLSRLFTKATRPVAEMLTKYQKLGTQIDKIGVQLEHSKRGLMEDVRMLDQLYEQNKTYFQALNVYIAAAELKVDEINQTIIPELHKKAKQADDQMMVQEVNDMAQFVDRLEKRLYDLQLSRQITIQTAPQIRMIQQTNQTLAEKIQASIMTAIPLWKNQIAIALTLNRQQKAVESQKLVTKTTNDLLLRNSEMLKVNSIETAKENEKGIVEIDTLKKTQENLIQTIEETLVIQADGRAKRKAAETEIARMEEDLKTRLLSVYEETQNRPS
- the odhB gene encoding 2-oxoglutarate dehydrogenase complex dihydrolipoyllysine-residue succinyltransferase, with the translated sequence MAEIRVPELAESITEGTIAKWLKQPGENVDKGEFIVELETDKVNVEVISEEAGVLSELLAAEGDTVEVGQVIAIVGEGSGAPAQQAPQTAPEATAPAAQPDAPQVAVEETTSTDRTIASPAARKLAREKGINLADVSPVDPMGRVRAQDVAAHNNAPAPKAPAAPAAKTEAKEDGRITRQKMTRRRQTIAKRLLEVRQSTAMLTTFNEIDMTKMMELRSRKKDQFFEQNDVRLGFMSFFTKAVVAALKKYPYVNAEIDGDEILLKNYFDIGIAVSTEGGLVVPNVVDADRKNFAEIEATIAELAKKARDNKLTMADMTGGSFTITNGGVFGSLLSTPILNGTQVGILGMHTIQKRPVAVGDNIEIRPMMYVALSYDHRVIDGKDSVGFLKMVKELLENPEDLLLGS